The sequence below is a genomic window from Gemmatimonadota bacterium.
GCCGGATATCGGCCCAAAACCAGACGATCACCGTCGTCAGCTTCGGCGGCGCCTACTCCCGCGCCTGTGAAAAGGGCTACCACGAACGGTTCGAAGCGGAAACGGGCATCAAGATCAACTTCGAGGACTACAACGGCGGGCTGGCGCAGATACGTGCGCAGGTGGACGTGGGAAACGTCTACTGGGACGTAGTTGATTTGAATGTGGCCGAACTCGTCCGGGGTTGCGATGAAGGATTGCTCGTTCCAATCAGCATCGACGATCTGTCTCCGGGCGCTGATGGCACCCCGGCCGCGGATGACTTCGTTGAGGGTACGACCTCGGAATGCGGCGTGACGACCCTTTTCTTTTCGACGGTTATCGCGTACAACGACGAACGCATCGGGGACGTGAAGCCCTCCATGGTCAACGACTTCTTCGACCTGGAAAAGTTCCCGGGCCGCAGGGGCATGCGGCGAATCCCGCGGGTCAATCTCGAATTCGCGCTGATGGCAGACGGTGTGCCGCTGGATAATGTGTACGCCACGCTGGACACCGAGGCGGGGGTCGCCCGGGCCTTCCGCAAGCTGGATACCATCAAGGAACACATCGTATGGTGGGAGACCGGGGCCCAGCCGCCGCAGTTGCTGGCCGACGGCGAGGTCGTGATGACCACGGCTTACAACGGGCGCATCTTCAACGCCCAGGTGCTGGAGGATCAGCCTTTCGTCATCGTCTGGGACGGCCAGGTCCTGGATACGAGCGGGTTCGGCATCGTCGAAGGCACGCGCAACCTCGAAGCCGCGCTCCGGTTTTTCGACTTCGCCGCCACGGCGGAGTCCATGGCCGGCCTCGCCCGGTACATCGCTTATAGTCCAACGAGGCGTTCCGCCATGCCCCTGATCTCGACCCACGCCGAGACGGGCGTGGACATGAGACCGCACATGCCCACGACTCCGGAGAACGCGGCGCGCGCACTGCACAACGACTGGGAATGGTGGAGCGACAACGGCGAAGAGATGAACGAGCGTTTCAGCACGTGGCTGGCGCGGTGAGGAGTTCCATCCATCAGCACGTGGCTGGCACGGTGAATAAACGCTATCGACAGTGAGTAGCGAGGTAAGAGGAACCCCCCATGCCCCTCGCAATGACGCCCCAACAAACCCAAGACTTCGAAGAGCAGGGCTTTATCGTTCTCGAGGAGTTCTTTGATCAGACCGAGACCGATCGGCTGCTCTTGGCGATCGACGAGGTCGGGGACCGGATCCGCGCGGAGAAGGACTTGGGACCCGATGATCCATATGCCGTGCGCAACGCCCTGGCGCATCACGAGGCGTTTCTCGACCTCATCGATCACCCGCGCGTGCTGCCCCTGGTGGTGGATGCGATCGGCTGGAACATCCAGATCCGCACCACGCACCTGGACTACCGACCGCCCTATCCCGAGGACCTGAGGGGACGCATTTCGGGCGTCGGCAAGGGCGAAGACCACGAGGCGGGATACCGCAACGTCGGCTGGCATCCCGACCTGGCGAGCGATGACCTGTTCATGGCGCCCTCCCTCGATGGACGCCTACCGTTCATGGAGGTCAAGGTCTTCTACGTGCTCTACGACATGACCGAATCCGATTGCGGCAATCTGTGGCTGGTGCCGGGCAGTCACCGGCGCAGGCCCGCCGAACTGTTTGGAAGGGAGAACGGGGCCGATCCGGAAGGGGCGGTCGAGCTCAGGCTGCCCATCGGCTCGGCCGTGTTGTGGCGCACGGCGGTGTGGCACTGCGTCGGGCCCAACCTCTCGCGGAAGACGCGCAAGATCATACACGTGGGATACCACTACCGCTGGCTTCGGCCGACCGATTTCGACGTGCAGGATCCCGGGCTCATCGAAAGAAGCTCGCCCGTCCGGCGGCAGTTGCTGGGCGCCCTCGCCCCGAAGGGCGACGCGATGGGACCGGACCCGGATTTCCATCCCGCGTCGCGGTACTGGCTGTCGGAAGACAAGGACGATGTGCCGCTCCGCGAATGGGCCCGGGAAATGGCTGGCGGTTAAGTTCCGGTATCGCGATTCGTTGCTCGCGAATGGGCGATGGCGAGGGAATCGGGATATACCTCGATCGCCGGTTGGAGCGTCTTAAGCGGGTGGCGGAGCAGGCGTGGAGGGATTTACCTTGGCGAAACTCCCGTCAGCGAAACTCCCGGCGGCGAGTCCACCGAGAGTTGCACTTCGCAGGAGATTCCTGACCCAATGGCGCGTCACCGGGATGGTGATCGGCTCGGCAGTTGGTCTGTTTCTGGTAGGCTTTCTGGTCTACCCGGACCGGAGTGCCCTCGTGGCCAAGGGACCTATGAACACGGGCCACGAGGAGTTGGCCTGTCAGGATTGCCACCTGGCTGTCGAAGGCACCGCCGCACAACAGTTCAGCGCGAACGTGCATTACTGGCTCGGACTGCGGGCATCCACGATCGGCTTCGGCTCCCGGGATGTGGACAATGCCGCCTGTCTTGACTGCCACGAGCGCCCGGAAGACCGGCATCCCGTCTCCCGGTTCCTGGAACCTCGCTTCGCCGACCAAAGACAGGCGCTGGCCCCACACGAGTGTGCCAGTTGCCACAACGAACATCGCGGGGTGCGGATTACGCAGGCTACCATCGGATACTGCAGCCACTGCCACCAGGACACCAGCCTGGAGGAGGATCCCATTACCCCCACCCATGAGGCGCTGGTTCGGCAGGCCGGTTGGAACACGTGCTTGCGGTGTCACGATTTCCACGGCAACTACGTCTGGTCCACCCCGGTAAACCTTGAAGAGGCCTTGCCCGAATCACGTGTCTGGGATTACTTCAGTGGTGGACCTTCGCCGTACGGAGAGGTGAAGTACGTGGAGTCCTCCCCAGGCAGAGGAAAGACCGAATAGTGAAAACCGTCGCCGCGATCGTCGCGACAGCCACCGTGATGGTCGTACTCATCGTCGTCAACGCACCGCCTCCCGACGGCGCCGGCAACAAGGATGCCGGCCCGGCGGTGCCCATCCGGACCGTTTTCACCATGCTGGAGGCGGAGAACGACGTAGCGCGCGAGATCTGGGCCAATGATATCGTGAGGATCGGACAGGAACGGGGGCTGCGCTTCGACAAGGACTGGCATGACGAGGGGCTGGACGCCGGGCCCCTGCCGGCCCTGTTTCTGCGCGAGTTGGCCGAGAGCATGCGCCGCACCCGGGTGCCCCTCTATCTCTTCCTGGGCTCGGACCGTCCGATCAACGATGCCAACCTGTTCATCGGTCCACAGACGGATCACTTCGCAGCATTGAAACGAACGGGCCAGCCCCAGTTCTTCACAGACCCGGAGTTAGGCTTCCACACCGCCATGTTCTCGGATGTGGCGATCACCGAGTCGTGTGTGGTATGCCATAACGAAGATCCGGACTCGCCAAAGAAAGACTGGCGCGTGGGCGACATCATGGGGGCGACCACGTGGTCCTACCCGGAGGGAGAGGTCGGCGCGGCGACGGCGCTCATGCTGTTGGGCACGTTGCGCCATGGAATCCGCGAGGCGTATCAACACTACCTGGATAAGGTGGCCACCTTTGCCGACCCGCCGCCAGTGGGTGACCGATGGCCTGCCGACGGCTACTATCTGCCATCCGTAGACACTTTCCTTTCCCGGGTGGAGCAACGGGCCTCGGCAAACTCGGTGTCCCTTCTGCTGAAGGCACAAGGCCTGGACAGGCCAGCGGAAACCGGCCAAGGCCTGGACAGGCCAACGGAAACCGGCCATTGAGAAAAACAGGAGGCACCGTTGCGTGTTGCCAGCCGCAATGGCACGGCCAATAGGATGTCGTCGACTGAACGGCCCCGACGCGAACGGCCCCGACGCGAACGGCCCCGACGCGAACGGTCCCGGCACGTCTGGCTCTTGCCAGCTTCGGTCTGGCGGTGGCGGGCGGCGGGAGTGGCTGGTGTATTCCTGTACCTGGCACAGGATGCCCTGGACCTCCGTTGGAAATGGCTTGCGCAACTTCAGACTATCGATGAATTCAAGTACGTCACCGGTCTGTGCCTGCTGTCCTACGTGGGATGGCAGTGGTGGCTCTTTTACGCCCGCCTTAAGCGCCGGAATCTTCGATCGCTGCTTTCATGGCACCAGCGGACGGGCGCAGCGGCCCCGCTCTTCTTCTACATACACAGCGTGGAGACCGGCTTCGGCTACCTGGCCGTGCTCAGCTGGATCTTCCTGGGGAATCTGCTCGTTGGCGTAGCCAGTCCGCTGGGTATCAGGATCAACAATCGTTACTACACGGCTTCATGGGGTACGCTTCACGTGACTCTGGCTGCGGTGACGACCATCCTGGCTTTGTTTCATGCGTATATCGCCGTTTATTACAAGTAGCATCGGGCCAGATGATCGAATGGCGGTTTTCCGGTAGCGCGCCAGTACACGCCCTTGACCTTCCCAAACCACCTGCGCTAATACACGCCC
It includes:
- a CDS encoding DUF3365 domain-containing protein translates to MKTVAAIVATATVMVVLIVVNAPPPDGAGNKDAGPAVPIRTVFTMLEAENDVAREIWANDIVRIGQERGLRFDKDWHDEGLDAGPLPALFLRELAESMRRTRVPLYLFLGSDRPINDANLFIGPQTDHFAALKRTGQPQFFTDPELGFHTAMFSDVAITESCVVCHNEDPDSPKKDWRVGDIMGATTWSYPEGEVGAATALMLLGTLRHGIREAYQHYLDKVATFADPPPVGDRWPADGYYLPSVDTFLSRVEQRASANSVSLLLKAQGLDRPAETGQGLDRPTETGH
- a CDS encoding cytochrome c3 family protein, with amino-acid sequence MAKGPMNTGHEELACQDCHLAVEGTAAQQFSANVHYWLGLRASTIGFGSRDVDNAACLDCHERPEDRHPVSRFLEPRFADQRQALAPHECASCHNEHRGVRITQATIGYCSHCHQDTSLEEDPITPTHEALVRQAGWNTCLRCHDFHGNYVWSTPVNLEEALPESRVWDYFSGGPSPYGEVKYVESSPGRGKTE
- a CDS encoding phytanoyl-CoA dioxygenase family protein, with product MPLAMTPQQTQDFEEQGFIVLEEFFDQTETDRLLLAIDEVGDRIRAEKDLGPDDPYAVRNALAHHEAFLDLIDHPRVLPLVVDAIGWNIQIRTTHLDYRPPYPEDLRGRISGVGKGEDHEAGYRNVGWHPDLASDDLFMAPSLDGRLPFMEVKVFYVLYDMTESDCGNLWLVPGSHRRRPAELFGRENGADPEGAVELRLPIGSAVLWRTAVWHCVGPNLSRKTRKIIHVGYHYRWLRPTDFDVQDPGLIERSSPVRRQLLGALAPKGDAMGPDPDFHPASRYWLSEDKDDVPLREWAREMAGG
- a CDS encoding ABC transporter substrate-binding protein; protein product: RISAQNQTITVVSFGGAYSRACEKGYHERFEAETGIKINFEDYNGGLAQIRAQVDVGNVYWDVVDLNVAELVRGCDEGLLVPISIDDLSPGADGTPAADDFVEGTTSECGVTTLFFSTVIAYNDERIGDVKPSMVNDFFDLEKFPGRRGMRRIPRVNLEFALMADGVPLDNVYATLDTEAGVARAFRKLDTIKEHIVWWETGAQPPQLLADGEVVMTTAYNGRIFNAQVLEDQPFVIVWDGQVLDTSGFGIVEGTRNLEAALRFFDFAATAESMAGLARYIAYSPTRRSAMPLISTHAETGVDMRPHMPTTPENAARALHNDWEWWSDNGEEMNERFSTWLAR